The following coding sequences lie in one Actinomycetota bacterium genomic window:
- the ftsH gene encoding ATP-dependent zinc metalloprotease FtsH, with product MAADPAPPYRRLLRGPAVYILIGLVGLWLFLALANRESRADELTFSEFQDRVASDEVDTATFLLGDGKIRGELSDGSTYEVAYVEGTQETLTAQLESEGVDVSADPQRGSALLGFLFQLIPVILIVGAFIFIMNQSQGGGGRVMQFGKARAKLVSKDQPKTSFQDVAGVDEAIEELQEVKEYLQNPAKFQAMGAKIPRGVLLFGPPGTGKTLLARAVAGEAGVPFYSISGSDFVEMFVGVGAARVRDLFEQAKQNAPAIVFIDEIDAVGRHRGAGLGGGHDEREQTLNQLLVEMDGFDQRTAVILMAATNRPDILDPALLRPGRFDRHVTIDRPDLEGRKGILRVHARGKPFEEGVDLDIVAKRTPGFTGADLANVINEAALLAARWGKRAIGTKEVEEAIDRVMAGPERKSRVMSEREKRVIAYHEGGHALAAHVLPNTDPVHKISVIPRGRALGYTLTLPEEDKFMMTREELADELAMLLGGRVAEELIVGDVTTGAANDIERATKVARQMVTEYGMSDIIGPLTLGQKQHEVFLGRDFQSQPDYSDQVAFEIDNEVRRLIDEAHDEALDILQEQREKLDQLAAILIERETLEREEVERFLADVPKRLPRDLAVRGAGLAVSRRAIRTGGQPPTPGTIPPNPVG from the coding sequence CTGGCCGCCGACCCGGCGCCGCCCTATCGCCGGCTCCTCCGCGGGCCCGCTGTTTACATCCTGATCGGGCTAGTAGGCCTGTGGCTGTTCCTCGCGCTCGCCAATCGGGAGAGCCGGGCCGACGAGCTCACGTTCTCCGAGTTCCAGGATCGGGTCGCGAGCGACGAGGTCGACACGGCTACGTTCCTGCTCGGTGACGGCAAGATCCGCGGCGAGCTCTCGGATGGGTCGACCTACGAGGTCGCGTACGTCGAGGGAACGCAGGAGACGCTCACCGCCCAGCTCGAGTCCGAGGGCGTCGATGTCTCGGCCGATCCGCAGCGCGGGTCTGCGCTCCTCGGGTTCCTTTTCCAGTTGATCCCGGTGATCCTGATCGTCGGCGCCTTCATCTTCATCATGAATCAGTCGCAGGGCGGCGGCGGACGGGTGATGCAGTTCGGCAAGGCGCGCGCCAAGCTCGTCAGCAAGGACCAGCCGAAGACGTCGTTCCAGGACGTCGCGGGGGTCGACGAGGCGATCGAGGAGCTGCAGGAGGTCAAGGAGTACCTGCAGAACCCCGCCAAGTTCCAGGCGATGGGGGCGAAGATCCCCCGAGGAGTGCTGCTGTTCGGACCACCGGGGACGGGAAAGACGCTGCTCGCGCGTGCGGTCGCGGGCGAGGCCGGCGTTCCCTTCTATTCGATCAGCGGTTCGGACTTCGTCGAGATGTTCGTCGGCGTCGGCGCCGCGCGCGTGCGCGACCTGTTCGAGCAAGCCAAGCAGAACGCGCCGGCGATCGTGTTCATCGACGAGATCGACGCCGTCGGTCGTCACCGCGGGGCGGGCCTCGGCGGCGGTCACGACGAGCGCGAGCAGACCCTGAACCAGCTGCTTGTCGAGATGGACGGGTTCGACCAGCGGACCGCGGTGATCCTGATGGCGGCGACGAACCGCCCGGACATCCTCGATCCCGCGCTGCTGCGGCCGGGGCGCTTCGACAGGCACGTGACGATCGACCGTCCCGACCTCGAGGGCCGCAAGGGGATCCTCCGCGTGCATGCCCGGGGCAAGCCGTTCGAGGAGGGGGTCGACCTCGATATCGTCGCCAAGCGCACGCCCGGGTTCACCGGCGCCGACCTGGCGAACGTCATCAACGAGGCGGCGCTCCTCGCGGCGCGCTGGGGCAAGCGCGCGATCGGGACGAAGGAGGTCGAGGAAGCGATCGATCGCGTGATGGCCGGTCCCGAGCGCAAGTCGCGCGTCATGAGCGAGCGCGAGAAACGCGTGATCGCCTATCACGAGGGGGGACACGCCCTCGCCGCGCACGTGTTGCCGAACACCGACCCGGTGCACAAGATCAGCGTGATCCCGCGCGGTCGCGCGCTCGGCTACACGCTCACGCTTCCCGAAGAGGACAAGTTCATGATGACGCGTGAGGAGCTCGCGGATGAGCTGGCCATGCTTCTCGGTGGGCGAGTCGCTGAGGAGCTCATCGTGGGCGACGTGACGACCGGCGCGGCGAACGACATCGAACGCGCCACGAAGGTGGCGCGACAGATGGTGACCGAGTACGGGATGAGCGACATCATCGGGCCGCTGACGCTCGGGCAGAAGCAGCACGAGGTGTTCCTGGGTCGTGACTTCCAGTCGCAGCCGGACTACTCCGACCAGGTGGCGTTCGAGATCGACAACGAGGTCCGTCGGCTGATCGACGAAGCGCACGACGAGGCGCTCGACATCCTTCAGGAGCAGCGCGAGAAGCTCGACCAGCTCGCGGCGATCCTGATCGAGCGCGAGACGCTCGAACGCGAAGAGGTGGAGCGGTTCCTCGCCGACGTACCCAAGCGCCTGCCCCGCGACCTCGCGGTGCGGGGCGCCGGACTCGCCGTCTCCCGCCGGGCGATCCGCACGGGTGGGCAACCCCCGACGCCAGGAACGATCCCGCCGAATCCCGTCGGTTAG
- a CDS encoding alpha/beta hydrolase, producing the protein MTWIDKRRVRVSGGEFAVVDEGEREAPPVVLLAGGMTSSYAWRRLIPMLSPFMRVIAPDLLGSGDSEAADGADLRLASHAEHVRELLGALGVDRYALVGHGHGGGVAQLLALDGNVDALVLIDVIAFDAWPAPKVRELNARLDQLRPEHVHTWVNEMLDAGTKRAQLSEDDVGEYLRSFRGAVGLERFRRVAASFDGEGLVDLESQLAELEIPVFILWGEEDTFVAPNNAERLADVLPWSSVALLPGCGHFLLEDAADTVVPLIFKWLQRQYIKVEHRHEPDAGPVVVTLGRRPPGEE; encoded by the coding sequence ATGACGTGGATCGACAAGCGGCGCGTCCGTGTCTCTGGCGGCGAGTTCGCCGTCGTGGACGAGGGCGAACGCGAAGCGCCACCTGTCGTGCTTCTCGCCGGCGGGATGACCTCGTCATATGCCTGGCGACGATTGATCCCGATGCTGTCTCCATTCATGCGCGTGATCGCGCCGGATCTCCTTGGCTCCGGCGATTCCGAGGCTGCCGATGGCGCGGACCTTCGGCTTGCGTCGCATGCCGAACACGTTCGCGAGCTCCTCGGCGCACTGGGGGTCGATCGGTACGCGCTCGTCGGACACGGACACGGCGGGGGTGTTGCCCAACTCCTCGCGCTCGACGGCAACGTCGACGCGCTGGTGCTGATCGACGTGATCGCGTTCGACGCGTGGCCCGCGCCGAAGGTGCGTGAGCTCAACGCGCGACTTGACCAGCTCCGCCCCGAGCACGTCCACACGTGGGTCAACGAAATGCTCGACGCCGGGACGAAACGCGCGCAGCTTTCCGAAGACGACGTTGGCGAGTACCTGAGATCGTTCCGCGGCGCGGTCGGGCTAGAGCGGTTCCGCCGCGTCGCGGCGTCGTTCGATGGAGAAGGCTTGGTCGATCTCGAGTCGCAGCTCGCGGAGCTCGAGATTCCGGTCTTCATCCTTTGGGGGGAGGAGGACACGTTCGTCGCGCCGAACAACGCCGAACGTCTCGCCGACGTCCTCCCGTGGTCCTCCGTCGCACTCCTTCCGGGATGCGGCCACTTCCTGCTGGAGGACGCGGCGGACACCGTTGTCCCGCTTATCTTCAAGTGGCTCCAGAGGCAATACATAAAGGTCGAGCACCGTCACGAACCCGACGCTGGTCCGGTCGTCGTCACGCTCGGCCGGCGACCGCCCGGAGAGGAATAG
- the folP gene encoding dihydropteroate synthase produces the protein MGGPIWRVGDRAFDCSERTLVMGILNVTPDSFSEGGQFFDRDDAVKHAVEMVADGADIVDVGGESTRPGSDPVPVDEEIERVSPLIERLVDELPRIPISIDTRKAAVAGSALEAGATIVNDVSAGADPAMLDVVREHDAAVVLMHMKGEPKTMQEAPTYDDVVGEVHEFLRERIEAAEFAGIDPERIAIDPGIGFGKDLGHNLELMRRVDAFIDLGRPLLVGPSRKRFIGAILDLPENQRVEGTIGAVAWMVARGAHGVRVHDVREVVRAVRVVDAIARGHA, from the coding sequence GTGGGTGGCCCAATCTGGCGCGTTGGCGATCGAGCGTTCGACTGCTCCGAGCGAACGCTCGTCATGGGGATCCTGAACGTCACGCCGGACTCGTTCTCCGAGGGCGGCCAGTTCTTCGACCGCGATGACGCGGTGAAGCACGCCGTTGAGATGGTCGCGGACGGTGCCGACATCGTCGATGTCGGCGGGGAGTCCACCCGACCTGGGTCGGACCCCGTGCCGGTCGACGAAGAGATCGAACGCGTCTCTCCCCTGATCGAACGTCTCGTCGACGAGCTCCCGCGGATCCCAATCTCGATCGACACACGCAAAGCCGCCGTCGCCGGGAGCGCGCTCGAGGCCGGCGCGACGATCGTGAACGACGTCTCCGCCGGCGCGGACCCGGCGATGCTCGACGTCGTTCGCGAGCACGACGCCGCGGTCGTTCTGATGCACATGAAGGGCGAGCCGAAGACGATGCAGGAGGCGCCGACCTACGACGACGTCGTCGGCGAGGTGCACGAGTTCCTGCGCGAACGGATCGAGGCGGCCGAGTTCGCCGGCATCGATCCCGAACGCATCGCTATCGATCCCGGCATCGGGTTCGGCAAGGACCTCGGGCACAACCTCGAGCTGATGCGGCGCGTCGACGCTTTCATCGACCTCGGTCGTCCACTGCTGGTCGGGCCGTCGCGGAAGCGCTTCATCGGCGCGATCCTCGACCTGCCAGAGAACCAGCGCGTCGAGGGAACGATCGGGGCCGTGGCGTGGATGGTCGCTCGGGGAGCGCACGGCGTGAGAGTGCACGACGTGCGCGAGGTCGTTCGGGCCGTTCGCGTGGTCGACGCGATCGCGAGAGGGCACGCATGA
- a CDS encoding HAD family hydrolase, whose amino-acid sequence MTERWATFDCYGTLIDWMGGIRDTLSDLWPEHDADLLLGAYHEIEPEVQHGRSISYREVLTESLEKLARRERLRLDDDEHAALADSLPTWQPFPEVPSSLSELRDRGWKIAILSNTDPDLLDASLGLIGVPVDVRVTAAEAGSYKPAHGHWNRFFEATNVDRARHVHVAASILHDIRPAAELGLTAVWINRMHETSDAPRAAELSDLTKLPETLEDLVPVQG is encoded by the coding sequence ATGACGGAGCGGTGGGCCACCTTCGATTGCTACGGAACGCTCATCGACTGGATGGGGGGCATTCGGGACACGCTCTCCGACCTGTGGCCCGAGCACGACGCCGACCTGCTGCTCGGCGCGTATCACGAGATCGAACCCGAGGTGCAGCACGGGCGTTCGATCTCCTATCGCGAGGTGCTGACCGAGTCGCTCGAGAAGCTCGCGCGGCGTGAACGGCTTCGCCTCGACGACGACGAGCACGCGGCGCTCGCCGACTCGCTTCCGACCTGGCAGCCGTTCCCCGAGGTGCCATCGTCGCTCTCGGAGCTCCGCGACCGCGGTTGGAAGATCGCCATCCTTTCGAACACCGATCCGGACCTGCTCGACGCGTCGCTCGGGCTGATCGGCGTTCCCGTCGACGTGCGCGTTACGGCCGCTGAGGCCGGCTCGTACAAGCCGGCGCACGGTCACTGGAACCGATTCTTCGAGGCGACGAACGTCGACAGAGCGCGACACGTACACGTCGCGGCCTCGATCCTCCACGACATTCGACCTGCAGCCGAGCTCGGGCTCACGGCGGTTTGGATCAACCGGATGCACGAGACCTCCGACGCGCCGCGCGCGGCTGAGCTGTCCGACCTGACGAAGCTCCCCGAGACGCTCGAGGACCTCGTTCCGGTGCAGGGGTAG
- the folE gene encoding GTP cyclohydrolase I FolE: MAEIDHKKVEEGVRLILEGVGEDPDRDGLKDTPRRVADMYEEILAGIDVDPTPLVSVVPGADFDEMIMVKDIPLTALCEHHMLAFNGKAHVAYIPNKDGRITGLSKIARVVDVLSKRLQVQERLTTEIADTIEMALEPRGVFVLIEAEHLCMTMRGVKKPGSKTVTSAVRGLFRSDARTRQEALHHIGKA; encoded by the coding sequence ATGGCGGAGATCGATCACAAGAAGGTCGAAGAAGGCGTTCGGCTCATCCTCGAGGGCGTGGGCGAGGACCCGGACCGCGACGGCCTGAAGGACACGCCGCGACGCGTGGCGGACATGTACGAGGAGATCCTCGCGGGCATCGACGTCGATCCGACGCCGCTCGTTTCCGTTGTCCCGGGGGCGGACTTCGACGAGATGATCATGGTGAAGGACATCCCGCTGACGGCGCTGTGCGAGCACCACATGTTGGCCTTCAACGGCAAGGCGCACGTCGCGTACATCCCCAACAAGGACGGCCGAATCACCGGGCTGTCGAAGATCGCGCGAGTGGTGGACGTGCTGTCGAAGCGGCTCCAGGTGCAAGAGCGTTTGACGACCGAGATCGCCGACACGATCGAGATGGCGCTCGAGCCTCGCGGTGTGTTCGTCTTGATCGAGGCCGAGCACCTGTGCATGACGATGCGGGGAGTGAAGAAGCCGGGTTCGAAGACGGTGACCTCTGCCGTGCGCGGCCTGTTTCGCAGTGACGCCCGAACCCGCCAAGAGGCGCTCCACCACATCGGCAAGGCATAG
- a CDS encoding sigma-70 family RNA polymerase sigma factor gives MAKVDRAPAGVKRGERLERLYREQGARMWHAVLAFAGDPEVASDAVAEAFAQALRRGDEIRDAERWIWRTVFRVAAGELKSRRQTIGMSVERTYEMEELARELVAALSRLSERQRAAVVLHHAAGYPIREVAAIVGSTPAAVKVHLMRARRRLRRLLEENDD, from the coding sequence ATGGCCAAAGTGGATCGAGCGCCGGCGGGCGTCAAGCGCGGTGAGCGGCTGGAGCGCCTGTATCGGGAGCAGGGCGCAAGGATGTGGCATGCCGTGCTCGCCTTCGCCGGCGACCCGGAGGTGGCGAGCGATGCAGTGGCCGAAGCGTTCGCACAGGCGCTCAGGCGAGGTGACGAGATCCGCGACGCCGAGCGGTGGATCTGGCGAACGGTGTTCCGCGTCGCCGCGGGTGAGCTGAAATCTCGGAGGCAAACCATCGGCATGTCGGTTGAGAGGACGTATGAGATGGAGGAACTGGCGCGTGAGCTCGTCGCTGCGCTATCGCGGCTGTCGGAGCGCCAGCGCGCGGCGGTCGTGCTGCATCACGCCGCGGGATATCCGATCCGTGAGGTCGCAGCGATCGTCGGTTCAACGCCCGCCGCCGTGAAGGTCCACCTGATGCGGGCTCGTCGACGCCTTCGCCGACTCTTGGAGGAAAACGATGACTGA